One Cyprinus carpio isolate SPL01 chromosome A16, ASM1834038v1, whole genome shotgun sequence genomic region harbors:
- the vegfaa gene encoding vascular endothelial growth factor A-A isoform X1 translates to MNFVIYSIQLFFAALLHLSAVKAAHIPKEGGKSKNEVIPFMDVFKKSACKTREMLVDIIREYPDEIDHTYIPSCVVLMRCAGCCNDEALECVPTETRNVTMEVLRVKQRVSQHNFQLSFTEHTKCECRQKEEVKSKKENHCEPCSERRKRLYVQDALTCKCSCKFTQLQCKARQLELNERTCRCEKPR, encoded by the exons ATGAACTTTGTTATTTATTCGATACAATTATTTTTTGCGGCTCTCCTTCATCTCTCTGCTGTCAAG GCTGCCCACATACCCAAAGAAGGGGGGAAGAGCAAAAATGAGG TGATTCCCTTCATggatgtgtttaaaaaaagtgcGTGTAAGACTCGAGAGATGCTGGTAGACATCATTCGGGAGTATCCTGACGAGATCGATCACACCTACATCCCGTCCTGTGTGGTTCTCATGCGCTGTGCAGGCTGCTGCAACGATGAAGCGCTCGAGTGTGTCCCTACAGAGACACGCAACGTCACCATGGAG GTACTGCGAGTCAAACAACGTGTATCACAGCATAATTTTCAACTGAGTTTCACAGAACACACCAAGTGTGAATGCAG GCAAAAGGAAGAAGtcaaatcaaagaaagaaaa CCACTGTGAGCCTTGCTCAGAGAGAAGAAAGCGCTTGTATGTGCAGGATGCCCTCACCTGTAAATGCTCCTGCAAATTCACACAATTGCAATGCAAGGCCAGACAACTTGAGTTAAATGAAAGAACTTGcag
- the vegfaa gene encoding vascular endothelial growth factor A-A isoform X2, whose protein sequence is MNFVIYSIQLFFAALLHLSAVKAAHIPKEGGKSKNEVIPFMDVFKKSACKTREMLVDIIREYPDEIDHTYIPSCVVLMRCAGCCNDEALECVPTETRNVTMEVLRVKQRVSQHNFQLSFTEHTKCECRQKEEVKSKKEKCEKPR, encoded by the exons ATGAACTTTGTTATTTATTCGATACAATTATTTTTTGCGGCTCTCCTTCATCTCTCTGCTGTCAAG GCTGCCCACATACCCAAAGAAGGGGGGAAGAGCAAAAATGAGG TGATTCCCTTCATggatgtgtttaaaaaaagtgcGTGTAAGACTCGAGAGATGCTGGTAGACATCATTCGGGAGTATCCTGACGAGATCGATCACACCTACATCCCGTCCTGTGTGGTTCTCATGCGCTGTGCAGGCTGCTGCAACGATGAAGCGCTCGAGTGTGTCCCTACAGAGACACGCAACGTCACCATGGAG GTACTGCGAGTCAAACAACGTGTATCACAGCATAATTTTCAACTGAGTTTCACAGAACACACCAAGTGTGAATGCAG GCAAAAGGAAGAAGtcaaatcaaagaaagaaaa